A section of the Engystomops pustulosus chromosome 3, aEngPut4.maternal, whole genome shotgun sequence genome encodes:
- the P2RY1 gene encoding P2Y purinoceptor 1, producing MTEVFLSALLNVTQSTLLASGSSTGNVTKCSLTKTGFQFYYLPAVYIVVCMTGFIGNSVAIWMFIFHMKPWSSISVYMFNLALADFLYVLSLPALIFYYFNKTDWIFGDAMCKLQRFIFHVNLYGSILFLTCISVHRYTGVVHPLKSLGRLKKKNSIYISALVWFIVIAGISPILFFSGTAMRKNKTITCFDTSSDDYLRSYFIYSMCTTVFGFCIPFILILGCYGLIVRALIYKDMNNAPLRKKSIYLVIIVLTVFAVSYLPFHVMKNLNLRARLDFQSPEMCSFNDRVYATYQVTRGLASLNSCVDPILYFLAGDTFRRKLSRATRKASRRSEANVQSKSEEMTLNILSEYKQNGDTSL from the coding sequence ATGACAGAagtctttctatcagctctttTGAATGTTACTCAAAGCACTTTGCTGGCAAGTGGCTCATCTACTGGGAATGTCACAAAATGCTCTTTGACAAAGACAGGCTTTCAATTTTATTACCtccccgctgtgtatatagtggtTTGTATGACAGGATTCATTGGTAACAGTGTGGCAATATGGATGTTCATTTTTCACATGAAACCATGGAGCAGTATCTCTGTCTACATGTTCAATTTGGCACTTGCAGATTTTTTATATGTCCTTTCCCTTCCAGCActgattttttattatttcaataaAACGGACTGGATTTTCGGGGATGCCATGTGCAAATTGCAAAGGTTTATATTTCATGTGAACCTCTATGGAAGCATTCTGTTCCTGACTTGTATCAGTGTCCACAGATACACAGGAGTAGTGCATCCACTCAAATCACTCGGGAGGCTGAAGAAGAAAAATTCCATCTATATCAGTGCTCTCGTCTGGTTCATTGTTATCGCTGGTATCTCTCCCATCCTGTTTTTCTCTGGTACTGCAATGAGGAAAAATAAAACCATTACATGTTTTGACACATCTTCTGATGATTACTTAAGAAGCTACTTCATATACAGCATGTGCACCACCGTCTTTGGCTTCTGCATCCCTTTTATACTAATTCTGGGATGTTATGGATTAATCGTTAGAGCTTTGATCTATAAAGATATGAACAACGCCCCCCTGAGAAAAAAGTCTATTTATCTGGTCATTATTGTCTTGACTGTCTTTGCGGTCTCTTATCTTCCTTTCCACGTTATGAAGAATCTGAATTTGAGAGCCAGGCTGGATTTTCAGTCCCCCgaaatgtgttctttcaatgacAGAGTATATGCCACCTATCAAGTGACTAGGGGTCTTGCTAGCCTCAATAGTTGTGTGGATCCCATCCTATATTTCTTGGCAGGAGACACCTTTCGACGGAAGCTTTCAAGGGCAACTAGAAAAGCATCTAGAAGAAGTGAAGCAAATGTGCAATCAAAGAGTGAAGAGATGACTCTCAACATCTTATCGGAGTACAAGCAGAATGGAGACACAAGCTTGTGA